The following nucleotide sequence is from Thermoanaerobaculia bacterium.
GGCGAGAGCTCTTCTCCGGTCACCGAGTACCGTCCTTCGCGGAAATCGCCGATCGCCCGGTGGAACTTCAGGTCCGGAGCCGTGAGCTTCGGCTGGCCTTCCGGGACGTGCCGGTTGAGCTGGCCGATCAGCTGGTTGACCTCCTGGAAGAACTGGCCGCGGGAGGTCTCGTTCAGGTGCTCCTTGTCGGCCTCGGTCTCCTGCTTCGCCTCGTCGTAGCGGCCCTTGAGGCCCCAGACGTAGAGCCACTGGGCGGACGAGGAGTGATCGGTCCCGAACAGATCGTAGGCCGTCGGCACCCACTTGTTCACGTAGCGCTGCACGATCGGAACGGGAACGAGCCCCCGCTGGAGCACGCGCTGGAGACCCATGTGGCCGGTGCCGAGGTGGAAGGCCTCCTCCTTGAGCATCGGCCCCATCGAGCGGGCCAGCGGCGCGAACGACGAGGTCGAGAGCATGTTCAGCTGGAACTTTCCGTCGCGGTCGACGAACTCGGTGTACGTGAAGAAGTCGAGCCAGTGGTCGACGTTGACGTTGAAGGAGCCGAGGAGCCGGTTGTTGTCCCAGGCGCGCCGCTCGAGCAGCTTGCGGGCCTCGATTTTCCCGGTCTCGCCGAAGTGCGTCACGAGGAGATGGCACATCTGCCATCCATGGCGCATCTCCTCGACCATGATCCGGCAGGCGGAGTCGAGGTCGTACGCCGACGGCGCGCTCTCCAGCAGGTGCCGCTGCTGTTCGACGGACGCGAACTCCGTGTCTCCCTGGTAGACGATGAGGTTCAGCAGGGCGTCGCGCACCGGCTGGAGCGGAATCTGCGTGACCCGGTCCCATTTGCGGGCGCCCGCGAAGTCGCCGTACTCGATCTCCCCGGACT
It contains:
- a CDS encoding Phenylacetic acid catabolic protein, with protein sequence MALRKISTFDDWIDNFRQWKSDIGLKLPKEFDEFPFEAKFGDLKSGEIEYGDFAGARKWDRVTQIPLQPVRDALLNLIVYQGDTEFASVEQQRHLLESAPSAYDLDSACRIMVEEMRHGWQMCHLLVTHFGETGKIEARKLLERRAWDNNRLLGSFNVNVDHWLDFFTYTEFVDRDGKFQLNMLSTSSFAPLARSMGPMLKEEAFHLGTGHMGLQRVLQRGLVPVPIVQRYVNKWVPTAYDLFGTDHSSSAQWLYVWGLKGRYDEAKQETEADKEHLNETSRGQFFQEVNQLIGQLNRHVPEGQPKLTAPDLKFHRAIGDFREGRYSVTGEELSPGDYAAHLAEVLPTAADQETLRGIFTSGEEWIEPRGKNAAGS